In the Limanda limanda chromosome 1, fLimLim1.1, whole genome shotgun sequence genome, one interval contains:
- the sigmar1 gene encoding sigma non-opioid intracellular receptor 1 — translation MSALRSCVKLFVLASVSVLVVLLLKHWIATKQHVFDREEIAKLAKQYSGQDHEQAFSKVVVELRKRYPGHILPDEDLQWVFVNAGGWMGSMCLLHASLTEYLLLFGTAVDTGGHSGRYWAEISDTIISGNFRQWKEGTTKSEMYYPGDTIVHAVGEATSVQWGAGTWMVEYGRGFIPSTLGFALADTLFSTQDFLTMFYTVRVYAKGLLLEASTLLTEAGVF, via the exons ATGTCCGCACTCAggagctgtgtgaagctgttcGTGCTCGCCTCAGTTTCCGTCCTGGTCGTGTTGCTGCTGAAACACTGGATCGCCACCAAACAACACGTGTTCGACAGGGAGGAGATCGCCAAACTGGCCAAACAGTACTCAG GACAGGATCATGAGCAGGCCTTCTCCAAAGTGGTGGTGGAGCTCAGGAAGAG GTATCCTGGCCACATCCTGCCGGACGAGGACCTGCAGTGGGTGTTTGTGAACGCTGGCGGTTGGATGGGCTCCATGTGTCTGCTCCACGCTTCACTCACAGAGTACCTGCTGCTGTTCGGTACCGCGGTCGACACAGGAGGACACTCAG gTCGTTACTGGGCAGAGATTTCTGACACCATCATCTCCGGCAACTTCAGACAATGGAAGGAGGGAACAACCAAGAGTGAAATGTACTACCCTG GTGACACCATCGTGCACGCTGTCGGTGAGGCCACGTCAGTCCAGTGGGGCGCCGGGACGTGGATGGTGGAATACGGCAGAGGTTTCATCCCGTCCACGCTGGGATTCGCTCTGGCTGACACGCTGTTCAGCACCCAGGACTTCCTCACGATGTTCTACACCGTCCGTGTCTATGCCAAGGGTTTGCTGCTGGAGGCCAGTACGCTACTTACGGAAGCAGGAGTTTTCTAA
- the katnal2 gene encoding katanin p60 ATPase-containing subunit A-like 2 — MEMSYQSMKIAHQAREAEDLRTTMRRKSLLILIYQHLLGQGYMEAAAALDQETNGDARKFEVCDNIDLEMVLMEYESYHYVKFQKNPKLIRRTVEPVENRFVKSGGVKRSPCSAGKRLPKINPSQTPQSGNVAKKTTTSVSTHQNGSSVPPEISDFGLNVSSLRCGPAGDAAGDIAMNRKERLLKPLSGFSGMNREMSDLAEIISRDIYLHSPNVRWEDIIGLEDAKRLVKEAVVYPIKYPELFTGILSPWKGLLLYGPPGTGKTLLAKAVATECKTTFFNISASSIVSKWRGDSEKLVRVLFLLARYHAPSTIFLDELESVMGQRGASTGGEHESSSRMKTELLVQMDGLVRSEELVFVLAASNLPWDLDHAVLRRLEKRILVGLPSSAARQAMTSHWLPPLTSTRGVELRTELDYEILAKDMEGYSGSDIRLVCKEAAMRPVRKIFDVLEAHQHEDAPLPAIKLETVTTADFLEVIAHSKPSARNLTGRYTAWEREYESL; from the exons ATGGAGATGTCCTATCAGTCCATGAAGATCGCACATCAAGCTCGAGAGGCG GAAGATCTGCGGACgacgatgaggaggaagagtctTCTCATCCTCATCTACCAACACCTGCTGGGGCAAGG cTACATGGAAGCAGCAGCGGCCTTGGACCAAGAGACGAATGGAGATGCGAGAAAGTTCGAGGTCTGTGACAACATCGATCTGGAGATGGTGCTGATGGAGTACGAGAGTTATCACTACGTCAAGTTCCAGAAAAATCCCAAACTTATCAGAAGAACAGTGGAACCAG ttGAAAACCGATTTGTGAAAAGTGGTGGAGTAAAGAG GAGTCCGTGTTCTGCTGGGAAGCGTCTTCCCAAAATCAACCCATCCCAGACACCCCAGTCTGGAAACGTAGCCAAGAAGACAACCACAAgtgtaagtacacac CAGAATGGctcctctgttcctccagaGATTTCAGACTTTGGTCTCAATGTTTCGTCCCTCAGATGTGGACCAGCAGGGGACGCAGCAGGGGACATAGCCATGAATAGAAAG gAACGGCTGCTGAAGCCGCTCAGTGGCTTCTCAGGAATGAACAGAGAGATGTCTGATCTGGCTGAAATCATCAGCAGG GACATCTATTTGCACAGCCCCAACGTGCGCTGGGAGGACATCATCGGCCTGGAGGATGCCAAGCGATTAGTCAAAGAGGCCGTCGTCTATCCCATTAAG TACCCTGAACTCTTCACAGGCATCCTGTCCCCGTGGAAGGGCTTGCTGCTGTACGGACCCCCAG GGACCGGTAAGACCCTGCTGGCCAAGGCCGTGGCCACAGAGTGCAAGACCACCTTCTTCAACATCTCAGCCTCCAGCATCGTCAGCAAGTGGAGGGGAGACTCTGAGAAGCTGGTCAGG GTCCTGTTTCTGCTGGCCAGGTACCACGCCCCCTCCACCATCTTCCTGGACGAGCTGGAGTCGGTGATGGGGCAGAGAGGAGCCAGCACAGG aggagagcatgagagcagcagcaggatgaagACTGAGCTACTGGTGCAGATGGACGGACTGGTGAGGTCAGAGGAGCTGGTGTTCGTACTGGCTGCCTCCAACCTACCTTG GGACCTGGACCACGCCGTGCTGAGGAGGCTGGAGAAGAGGATTCTCGTGGGTCTTCCCTCCTCAGCAGCTCGCCAGGCCATGACCTCTCATTGGCTGccacctctcacctccacaAGGGGGGTGGAGCTACGCACTGAGCTGGACTACGAAATCCTGGCCAAG gacatGGAGGGCTACTCAGGCTCTGATATCAGGTTGGTGTGTAAGGAAGCTGCCATGAGACCAGTTCGCAAGATCTTTGATGTTCTGGAGGCACATCAGCAtg AAGACGCCCCCCTCCCTGCCATCAAGCTGGAAACCGTGACGACGGCTGACTTCTTAGAAGTCATCGCACACTCCAAACCCTCAGCCCGAAACCTGACGGGCAGATACACAGCCTGGGAGAGAGAGTACGAGTCTCTCTGA
- the hdhd2 gene encoding haloacid dehalogenase-like hydrolase domain-containing protein 2, whose product MSGRRALKAVLIDLSGTLHIEDTAVPGAQEALNRLRQASVAVKFVTNTTKESKRSLLERLHRLNFNLQEKEIFTSLSAARSLLEQKQHRPLLLVEDSALEDFTGIDTSEPNAVVVGLAPDHFNYQTLNKAFSMILDGAPLIAIHKARYYRQKDGLALGPGAFVTGLEYATDCKATVVGKPEKTFFTQALHGLGCSPGEAVMIGDDARDDVGGAQNAGMLGILVRTGKYRDGDENKIQPPPHLTCDSFPDAVEHILKNLL is encoded by the exons aTGTCGGGCAGACGAGCTCTGAAGGCCGTGCTCATCGACCTGAGTGGAACTCTGCACATTGAGGACACAGCGGTTCCTGGGGCACAGGAAGCACTGAACAG GTTACGTCAGGCGTCTGTAGCTGTGAAGTTTGTGACCAACACCACTAAGGAGAGTAAGAGGAGCTTACTGGAACGATTGCATCGCCTCAACTTCAACCTTCAG GAAAAGGAAATCTTTACGTCTCTGAGTGCAGCTCGGAGTCTGCTGGAGCAGAAACAACACCGAccgctgctgctggtggaggacaGCGCACTGGAGGACTTCACTG GAATCGACACGTCAGAACCAAATGCTGTTGTCGTTGGACTCGCTCCTGATCACTTCAACTACCAAACACTCAACAAGGCTTTCAG CATGATTCTGGATGGAGCTCCTCTCATTGCCATCCACAAGGCTCGGTactacagacagaaagatggTTTGGCCCTCGGCCCCGGGGCCTTTGTGACGGGACTGGAGTACGCAACCGACTGCAAAGCTACTGTGGTGGGGAAGCCAGAGAAAACTTTTTTCACACAG GCTCTCCATGGTTTAGGCTGTAGCCCCGGTGAAGCTGTCATGATAGGAGAT GATGCAAGGGATGATGTGGGAGGGGCTCAGAACGCAGGCATGCTGGGTATTCTAGTCCGAACTG GTAAATACAGAGACGGTGATGAGAATAAGATCCAGCCTCCTCCCCACCTGACGTGTGACAGCTTCCCAGACGCTGTGGAACACATCCTGAAGAACCTGCTCTGA